The Deinococcus malanensis genomic sequence TGGCCGAGACCTGCGCGCAGACCATCACGAGCCTGCGCCTGAGGGACGCGGAGCGGCTGGCCCGATCAGAGTCGCAGCGCACCGCGGCGTACCTCGACAGCGTCCTGGAGCGCAGTCCTAACGGGGTGGCTTTCCTGGACGTGAAACTACGGTTCGTGCGGGTGAATGCTCCATTCGCGGTCTTCAGCAGGCGGGGGGTGCAGGATCATCCGGGAAAGGCGTGGAGTGAGGTTCTGCCGGACTGGCAGTCCGTACCGCAGGCACTCGCGGTAGCCCGCCAGACCACCCGGGCGTCGCGGCAGCAGTTGAACGTGCCCGGGCCAGGTGGCGCAGACCGGACGGTGCAGGTGGAGGTGTTCCCAGTCCTGACCGCCCAGGGCAGTCTGCTCGCTTTAGGCTGCGAGATCAGCGAAGTGTAGCAGCCCATGGACGTCATGTCAGACAGGCCGTACCTGTTGGCGGGGTACGCCCCGACCGGCGAGGTTCGCGGGAACCCATGCGGGTCCAGGTTCTCCCAGGGCAAGTGGCCATGCCAAGTGTTCGCCATCACGCGGCCTTGGGGGCATATCGCCCCACGCGAACGTGGCGCCGTGCAGCCCACCGCGCGCGGCGTACTCCCATTCCGCTTCGCCGGGCAGCGTTTTGCCGGCCCACGCCGCGTACGCGAGTGCATCCTCGTGCATCCGCACGAGGAACATGACGTGTGGCACTTGATTCAGAAGGCCGATCAACGCATGTACGAACAGAAGCAGGGACCAACGGGCCTGAATTGACGGGGCACCGCTGAGACCTCTGTGACCAGCCCTGCGCTAAGTGAGGAGAGGCCAGGTGGTCGGGAGAGTCAGCTTCACGCGGTACGTCCGGTGATTAGGACTGCGGTCGTGCTGGGAGATCCACATGCCCAGATAACGAACAGCGCCGAGCCCGAAGACAACGTTGGTACCGTGAGCACATAGCGTCGCCTGAGCAGGCGGTCGAGGACGCCTTTATCCATTTATTTTGGAACGTTGGCAGCTATCCGAATTCGGTGATGCGCGCGTCAACCTGGATCATGGGCATGGCCTGGCAGTGGATGTGTCCTCACCGCATGTGTAGCGCCACCTGGGTACCGAGAGGGGCATTGAAAGATGTCTCGTAACGCGAATAGCAGCTGTCTTGGAAGTCAAGAGCGACATCGGAAAAGCAGGTGCCACAGACGCGACATGGCGCTGAACAGCGTGGCAGATCGTGTCTGTGGCTTGGAGAGCAGAGCAGGCAGCGCCCGGCATGAGATGACCGACTCCGAACCAGGGATCCTGCTCGGATCAAGATGAGCGGTGGACCTCCCTACGGATGGTCGTGAGGCCGTACGGGCCGGCCAGTGTTGTGTGTGGGTAGGCCGTTCCAGGGCTCCCCCGGCGTCCAGCCTGAGGGGCGATCCGGGCCCATCTGCGTGGGTGCAGCTTGTAGGATGGCGGCGCGGAAAGCCCGGAGGAAGGGTCGGTCGCGAGCTGGAGGAAGGGTCGGTCCAGACTTGGTATCTGCCGGTGTGGTGAGCACCCCGGCAAGTAATGCGGCTGCCAGGCTGGAGGGCATGCGCATGCTCGTGGACGATTTCTGTGAAATAAGCAGATTCGTGGGCTGACATGTGTTCGAACATGGTCGCCGCGACTTCGGCTGGGCTGTGTGAGTCCGTGAACGGCAGGCTGTGCACCTCACAGCGTAGGACCAGCCCCTCACGAGATCTGCGTCAGGAGCCCGACACGGTAACGTCTTGTTTGACTTGATCCGTCAAGGACAGCGCCAGGAAAGCATTGATGTTGGGCACGACTTCACAACGCAAGCTGTGAACATTAATTCAGTACATCATTCTATAAGATAAGGTCAACAAAAGAAGTCGGGTTTGTTCTTTTGACGCCTCTTCCGTCAGCGGNNNNNNNNNNNNNNNNNNNNNNNNNNNNNNNNNNNNNNNNNNNNNNNNNNNNNNNNNNNNNNNNNNNNNNNNNNNNNNNNNNNNNNNNNNNNNNNNNNNNNNNNNNNNNNNNNNNNNGCCGCACGATGAACACCGCTGCTTCGAAGGCCATGTCGAAGAAACTGGCGTCCCAGATCTCTCCCCCGGGGACCCGGTCACCGTGACCTTTGCCCAGGGAAGACCCACCCTCCAGGGGCACACGTCACAGCAGCACGGTCATTACCAGCTTGACGGCATGCCCCCTGGAGCTTTCGTGCTCACCAGCTTCACCCGGAAAGACGGCGTGATGGGACGTGAG encodes the following:
- a CDS encoding SUMF1/EgtB/PvdO family nonheme iron enzyme, which translates into the protein MPGEAEWEYAARGGLHGATFAWGDMPPRPRDGEHLAWPLALGEPGPAWVPANLAGRGVPRQQVRPV